The Arachis hypogaea cultivar Tifrunner chromosome 14, arahy.Tifrunner.gnm2.J5K5, whole genome shotgun sequence genome has a segment encoding these proteins:
- the LOC112741791 gene encoding ARM REPEAT PROTEIN INTERACTING WITH ABF2-like, translating into MGSAINCNRDDDVTVTRGKVCQSGQRHPRKQLHLRHRIRLFAVVTIKLAIASEIRERVTGDARDAILDDIQEQVFILNSTFSWKESDRAAAKCATHALADLAKNEEVVNMIVEGGAILALVQHLQAPPVTEEDLVQKLLPFEHEVEKGSAFALGLLAVKNT; encoded by the exons ATGGGCTCAGCAATCAACTGCAACAGAGACGACGATG TAACGGTCACCAGGGGCAAAGTTTGCCAGAGTGGACAAAGGCATCCACGTAAGCAGCTCC atctacGCCACCGTATTCGTCTCTTCGCCGTTGTCACCATCAAGCTTGCTATAGCATCTGAGATCAGAGAGAGAGTAACTGGCGATGCCCGCGATGCCATCCTTGACGACATCCAGGAGCAGGTTTTTATCCTCAACTCCACTTTCTCATGGAAGGAGTCAGATCGAGCCGCCGCCAAGTGCGCCACTCATGCGCTCGCCGATCTTGCCAAAAACG AGGAAGTGGTGAACATGATTGTCGAAGGAGGAGCTATTCTGGCTTTGGTTCAACACCTCCAAGCTCCTCCCGTGACGGAAGAAGATCTCGTTCAGAAGCTGTTGCCATTTGAGCATGAGGTTGAGaaagggagtgcttttgcacttggaCTTCTTGCCGTCAAG AACACATAG